Proteins encoded by one window of Nocardia goodfellowii:
- a CDS encoding xanthine dehydrogenase family protein molybdopterin-binding subunit, whose amino-acid sequence MTRTETPTAGVVGTRVPRLEDLRLLTGAGSFVDDITRPAMGHVCFVRSPFARARITGVDSTEALALDGVLAVYTAADLNPAVHEISYALDMVGLPPVPRPPLADDEARFVGDPVAVVVAVDRYIAEDAAELVLVDYDPLPPVLDFLAAADATELVHAAFPGNSAGAMGGRPPADLDPVFDAAAHVVRQRIHQQAYAPVPMETRGIVAEWSAATAEMTIWTSSQSPHEVRGFCARLLGIDEHQVRVIVRDTGGGFGQKVAPQREDVCVLLAARRLGTAVKWIEDRQENLMSAGMARHEYGDIRMAFDTDGTILAATIDHVQNVGAYPTPSPVTGGMVVGLLLPGPYRIPQAGFSAKFMYTNTVGRVAYRGPWQFESVAREVLLDTAAREIGLDPIELRRRNMLRREDLPYANANGMPYSDITPLETFEQAVRMLDYEGFRAEQRRAREQGRYLGVGTCTYVEPTTGNTPFHATEGATIRIEPSGKVNVYVSGGSAGNSLETTVVQLTADALGVDIADVRTVQGDTAVTPFGGGTGGSRSGSMTAGAIAETAAVLRERLLAIAAHKLGAPVADVEFTGGRGFVRTAPDTTVSLAELATIAYFQPDALPPGVPAGLEASGRHRVGQLMIWANATHLCTCEVDIETGQVRLLRYIVSEDCGPMINPAVVEGQIAGGTVQGIGGALYEHLAYDEDGNPVATTFLDYLMPTAAEVPLIEIGHVETPSPGPGGYKGVGEGGAIGSTPAVLNAVADALAPFGVRISRLPLSPATIVELVDQARAAQPGVTE is encoded by the coding sequence ATGACCCGCACCGAGACCCCCACGGCCGGAGTCGTGGGCACCCGGGTGCCGCGGCTCGAGGACCTGCGCCTGCTGACCGGCGCCGGCTCCTTCGTCGACGACATCACCCGGCCCGCCATGGGCCACGTGTGCTTCGTGCGCAGCCCCTTCGCCCGCGCCCGGATCACGGGGGTGGACAGCACCGAAGCGCTGGCTCTGGACGGCGTGCTGGCCGTCTACACCGCCGCCGACCTGAATCCCGCCGTGCACGAAATCTCCTACGCCCTGGACATGGTCGGCCTGCCGCCGGTCCCGCGCCCACCACTCGCCGATGACGAAGCCCGGTTCGTCGGCGATCCGGTCGCGGTGGTCGTCGCGGTCGACCGCTATATCGCCGAGGACGCCGCGGAACTGGTGCTCGTCGACTACGACCCGCTACCGCCGGTGCTCGATTTTCTCGCGGCCGCCGACGCCACGGAACTGGTCCATGCCGCGTTTCCGGGCAACTCCGCCGGTGCGATGGGTGGGCGGCCGCCCGCCGATCTGGACCCGGTCTTCGACGCGGCGGCGCATGTGGTGCGGCAGCGTATCCACCAGCAGGCGTACGCGCCGGTGCCGATGGAGACGCGCGGCATCGTGGCCGAATGGTCCGCCGCCACCGCCGAAATGACCATCTGGACCTCCTCGCAGTCGCCGCACGAGGTGCGCGGATTCTGCGCACGACTGCTCGGGATCGACGAGCACCAGGTGCGGGTCATCGTCCGCGATACCGGCGGCGGGTTCGGCCAGAAGGTCGCACCGCAGCGCGAAGACGTCTGCGTACTGCTGGCCGCCCGCCGCCTCGGCACCGCCGTGAAATGGATCGAGGACCGGCAGGAGAACCTGATGTCGGCCGGCATGGCCCGGCACGAATACGGCGATATCCGAATGGCTTTCGACACCGACGGCACGATCCTGGCCGCGACCATCGACCACGTCCAGAACGTCGGCGCGTACCCCACACCGTCACCGGTCACCGGCGGCATGGTGGTCGGGTTGCTGCTGCCCGGTCCGTACCGGATCCCGCAGGCGGGGTTCAGTGCCAAGTTCATGTACACCAATACCGTTGGGCGGGTGGCCTATCGGGGGCCGTGGCAGTTCGAATCGGTGGCCCGCGAGGTACTGCTGGACACCGCCGCCCGCGAAATCGGCCTCGACCCGATCGAGTTGCGGCGCCGGAACATGCTGCGGCGGGAGGATCTTCCGTACGCCAACGCCAACGGCATGCCCTACAGCGACATCACGCCCCTGGAGACCTTCGAGCAAGCGGTACGAATGCTGGATTACGAGGGCTTCCGCGCCGAACAGCGCCGCGCCCGCGAGCAGGGGCGCTACCTCGGCGTCGGCACCTGCACCTATGTCGAACCCACTACGGGGAACACGCCTTTCCACGCCACCGAGGGCGCGACCATCCGGATCGAGCCCTCCGGAAAGGTGAACGTCTACGTCTCCGGCGGGTCGGCGGGAAACAGTCTGGAGACCACGGTGGTGCAGTTGACCGCCGATGCCCTCGGGGTCGACATCGCCGACGTGCGCACGGTGCAGGGTGACACGGCGGTGACGCCCTTCGGCGGCGGGACCGGCGGCAGCCGATCCGGTTCCATGACAGCCGGCGCGATCGCCGAAACCGCCGCTGTGCTGCGGGAACGACTACTGGCCATCGCCGCGCACAAACTGGGCGCACCCGTCGCGGACGTCGAATTCACCGGCGGCCGCGGGTTCGTCCGGACGGCCCCGGACACCACGGTGAGCCTGGCCGAGTTGGCCACGATCGCCTATTTCCAGCCCGACGCGCTGCCGCCGGGCGTCCCGGCGGGCCTCGAGGCCAGCGGGCGACATCGAGTGGGCCAGTTGATGATCTGGGCCAACGCCACCCATCTGTGCACCTGCGAGGTGGATATCGAGACCGGTCAGGTGCGGTTGTTGCGCTACATCGTCAGTGAGGATTGCGGGCCGATGATCAATCCAGCGGTCGTGGAGGGCCAGATAGCCGGGGGCACCGTGCAGGGAATCGGCGGCGCGCTCTACGAGCATCTGGCCTATGACGAGGACGGCAATCCGGTCGCGACGACCTTCCTGGACTATCTGATGCCGACCGCCGCCGAAGTGCCGCTGATCGAGATCGGGCATGTGGAGACGCCCAGCCCCGGCCCGGGCGGTTACAAGGGTGTCGGCGAGGGCGGGGCGATCGGGTCGACGCCTGCCGTGCTGAACGCGGTGGCCGACGCGCTGGCGCCGTTCGGCGTCCGGATCTCGCGGCTGCCGCTCTCTCCCGCCACCATCGTCGAACTGGTGGATCAGGCGCGTGCCGCGCAGCCGGGGGTGACCGAATGA